GGCCACGGCGACCCGGATCACCGTGGCCGGCGACTCCAGCGCCGCCATGGCCAGCACCGGAAGGGCGCCCACGATGGGACCGAAGTACGGGATCAGGTCGGCCAGCGCCGCCAGCACGCCCAGGACCGCCGCGAAGCGCAGGCCGAAGAGGGCGGCCGCCACCGCGACCATCAGCCCGACGAAGCCAGCCACCAGCAGCTGGCCGCGGATGAACCCGCCGATCACGTGGTCCACGGCCCGCAACAGCTCGAGCCAGCGGCGGCGACGACCGCGACCGAGGCGTTCCTGCGCCCACCCGCGCAACCGGGGGAGATCGGCCAGCAGGTAGAACGCCAGCACGGGCGCCAGCAGCAGGGGCGCCGCGCCCAGGAGACCCTGGACGAGGCCCTCGGTCCAGCCCTCCAGGCGGGCGGTCACCCACGCCTCGCCGCGGTCGATCTGGGCCAGGAGCGCCTGCCGCACGGTAGCCGGCAGGGTGGCCCGGGCGGCATCCTGGCGCACGCCCTCCACCAGCGCGCGCAGCTGGCGGGCGTAGTCGGGCAGCTGGCGGCCCAGGCGGTTCAGCTCGTCCAGGAAGCCGGGGATCAGGTAGACCACCGCCACCGCGGTCGCCAGGGTGATCAGGAGGTACAGCAAGAGGATGGCGCTCGTCCGGCGGAGCCCGTAGGCCTCCAGGAAGTCGACCGCCGGTGCCAGGAGGTAGGTCAGGACCAGGGCCAGGACGAAGGGCGGCCAGGTGCCCCGCAACAGGTGCAGGAGGACCAGCACCGCCGCGGCCGCGGCCAGGGCCCGCGCGACGCCGCGCCAGGGGACGGCACCCATGCGCCGGTCACCGCGCACCCCGGCGTCCCAGCCACCCTCGGACCCGGGGCCGCATCCAGCCCATCAGCTGCCGGGCTCGCCGCGGCCCCTCGTGGACCACCCAGTGCCGACCCCGTCGGCCCGCCCAGGTCAGCCAGCGGCCGGGGCGCAGGCCCGCCCTTTCCAGGGCCGCCACGGCCAAACCGCCGAGCACCACGCCGACCCAGAAGCGGCGGCCCATGGCGTCACCCCTCCACCGGGGCGGACGCAGCCTCGGCGTCGGCCGCCAGCCGCACGCGGTTGCCCTCGGAATCCAGCAGGAAGCAGTCGACCTGGCCCGGACCCAACTCCTGGAACTCGATGCAGCAGTCCCAACAATACCACTCGTTCTGGCCGATGCGGCCCGTGGCATTGCCCCCGCAAACCGGACAGCGCATGGACCCGTCCCTCCTCGAGGTCGCCCTTAATCTGCGCGGGCGGGCCCAGCTCCATGCGGGGGCCATCAGCCACCGGCGCCGGCACCCACGGCGACCGCCGCGTCGCCCCCGTCCCCTTGGGGGAGCCTCGGCCCCGCCTCGGGGTCGTCGACCAGGTCCTCCGGGGCCACGGGATCCAGCACCTCGGCGATCACGCCGCCACCGGCCACGCGGTCCCCGTCGTAGAGGACCACCGCCTGGCCCGGGGTGATCGCCCGCTGCGGCTCGTCGAACCAGACCTCCACCGCGTCCGCGCGGCCGGCCGCCGGTCGCACCACCGCCGGGGCCTCGGGCGACTTGTAGCGCACCTTGGCGGTGACGCGCGCCTCCCCGTCCAGCCCGGGCCAGGACACCCAGTTGACGTCCACCGCCCGCAGCCCGCGGGCGTAGGTGGCCGTGTCCGGCCCGACGATGAGGGCGTTCTTCTCCGGCAGGATGCGCACCACGTACATCGGGCGATCGCTGCGGATGCCCAGGCCGCGCCGCTGCCCCACGGTGTAGTACGCCAGGCCGCGGTGGGTGCCGATGCGGCGGCCCCGCGTGTCGTAGATCGGGCCGGGCCGGATGCGGTCCCCCGCCCGTTCCTCCAGGAACCGGCGGTGGTCGCCGTCCTGGACGAAGCAGATCTCCTGGCTCTCCGGCTTGCGCGCCGTGACCAGGCCGTACGCCTCGGCCAGGCGACGGACGTCGCTCTTCGTGAAGCGCCCGATGGGCAGGAGGGTCCGCGCCAGCTGCTCCTGGGTGAAGGTGTACAGCACGTACGTCTGATCCTTGCGGCGGTCGGCCGACTTGCGCAGGACGAACCGGCCCACCGCCTCGTCGTACTCCACGATGGCGTAGTGACCGGTGGCGACGTAGTCGCACCCCAGGGCCTCGGCCCGCCGGAGGAACTCGTCGAACTTGATGTAGCGGTTGCAGGCGATGCAGGGGTTCGGCGTGCGCCCCCGCACGTACTCCTCGACGAAGTAGTCGATCACCTTCTGCTCGAAGTCCTGGCGCAGGTTCATCACGTAGTACGGGATGCCGAGCCGCTCCGCGACCCGCCTCGCATCCTCGATGGCGCCGAGGGAGCAGCAGCCGCCGTAGCGCGCCTCGTCCTCGGCGGCCATGGCGGGCCACGTCTGCATGGTCACCCCGATGACCTCGTAGCCTTCATCCCGAAGCAGGGCGGCCATGACGGAGCTGTCCACCCCGCCGCTCATGGCCGCCAGGACCCGGCCCTTGCCGCCCCTGGCCACATCGCCACCTCCTTTCCGACCCGCCGGGACCTGGTCCTCCTCGGCCCCGCCCGTGGGCATCACCCCGGGCGCAACGCAACATCGGCGACCCGCCCATGGGCACCACGGCGGGCGCACCACCGACGCCGGCCCGGCCGATGCCAGCCTCAGGCGCCGGCCAGCCCCAACGCCTGGGCTCGCCGGGCCCGTTCCATCACCCGGGGCAGGACCTCCAGCACCCGGTCGACGTCCGCCTCGGTGTTGCCGTCGCCGAGGGAGAAGCGGACCGCTCGGAAGGCTTCGTCCGCGGAGAGACCCATGGCCTGGAGCACGTGGGACGGCTCGGGCGTCCCCGCGCTGCAGGCCGAGCCGCTGGACGCGGCGATGCCCTCCAGGTCCAGCTGGATCAACACGGTGTCCGCCGTCACGCCCGGCAGGCCCACGTTGGTGATGTGGGGCGCCCGCGGTGCACCCGCCCCGTGGATGCGGGCGTCGGGGATGCGGGCCCGGATGCCCTCCTCCAGACGCCGCTGCAGGCGCGCCAGGCGCGCGGCCCGATCCCTGCACTCCCTGGCGGCCAGCTCGGCCGCCACCCCGAAGCCCGCGATGGCCGCCGTGTTCTCCGTCCCCGACCGCAGGCGGCGCTCCTGACCGCCGCCGTCGAGGAGGGGCAACAGCTGCGTCCCCGCGCGGACGTACAGGGCCCCCGCCCCCTTGGGCCCGCCGATCTTGTGGGCCGACAGGCTTAGCAGGTCGACGCCCAGCGCCTCGACGTCCAGGGGCAGCACGCCTGCCGCCTGCACCGCGTCGGTGTGGACCAGCACGCCGCGCGCCCGCGCCGCGGCCGCGATCTCGGCGACCGGCTGGATCGTGCCCACCTCGTTGTTGACCAGCATCACCGAGACCAGGATGGTGTCGGGCCGCAGCGCCGCCAGCACCCGCTCAGGGTCGACGCGGCCGTCGCCGTCGACCGGCACGCGGGTCACCTCGAAGCCTTGCCGTTCCAGGGCGGCGCACGCCTCGAGCACCGCGGGGTGCTCCACGGCGGTGGTGACGATGTGGCGCCCGCGGTCCCGGTGGGCCAGGGCGACCCCCTTCAGGGCCAGGTTGTCGGCCTCGGTCCCGCCCGAGGTGAAGACCACCTCCCGCGGTCGGCAGCCCAAGAGCTCGGCCACCTGGATGCGGGCCTGGTCGACCACGGCGCGCGCGGCGCGCCCCTCGGCGTGGAGGCTGGAGGGGTTGCCCCACGCCTCGCCCAGCACCTCGACCATGCGCTGCCGGACCTCGGGCCGCAGCGGGGTGGTCGCCGCGTGGTCCAGGTAGACGCGTCCCGCCATCGCCACCACCTCCTTCCCGCCGTCGGGTTCCCGCCGATCCGACGCCGATCAGCCGTTCCGATGCCGCTCAGCCGATCATCAGATGTAGAACATGTATCCGCCGCGGCTGCGCTCCTCCGCCTGGCGCACCAGATCCTCCAAGGTCGTGCCCTCCAGCACCCGGGTGATGGCCTCCCGCACCGCCTCCCAGACCGGGTCGGCCACCGACGGGCTGCCCGTGGCCTCGCGGTCCGTCTCCGGGCCGATGGGCCCGTCCAGCAGGCGGACGACGTCCGCCACCGTGATCTTCTGCGGCTCCCGGGCCAGCACGTAGCCCCCCTGCGCGCCGCGCACGCTCTGGACCAGGCCGCCCTTGCGCAGGGGCGCCATCAGCTGTTCGAGGTAGTTCTCCGGCAGCTGCTGCGCCTCGGCCACCTCGCGCAGGGGGACGGGACCCTGGCCGTACCGGCGCGCCAGTTCGTACATCGCGCGCACGCCGTAGCGACCCCGTGTCGACAGTTGCATGGCCCACCCTCACCGAACGCCGCCGTCGGCGGCGACCGCCATCAGGGACAGGACGAGCCCGGCCGGTTCGTCCGGCCGGGCGTTCCAATTCCCACTGGCCTACTGGGAATTCCGACGCCATGCTACCACGGCGCCCGCACGGTGTCAAAGCAACGGCCGCCAGTACCCGGCGGCCGCCCCCGGGCCCGCGGCGCGGACGCCGCCCTCAGCGCTCCAGGCGGAACCCGCGCGGCAGCAGCGCCGTGATGGGGAGCGGCGCGGGTTCGCCGTCCACCCACACCTCCAGCGCCGGGGCGTACTCGAAGAGGAGCTGGCGGCACGCGCCGCACGGGAAGGGCCGCTCCGGCCCGTCGGCGGCCACCACGAGCCGCGTGAAGCGGCGCTGGCCCTCGGAGAGGGCCTTGAACAGCGCCACCCGCTCGGCGCACATGGTGAGCCCGAAGCTGGCGCTCTCGACGTTCCCGCCGGTGAAGACCCGGCCGTCGGCGGCCTCCAGCGCCGCCCCCACCCGGTACCGGGAGAAGGGCGCGAGGGCCGTCTCCCGCGCGGCCCGCGCCAACTCCACCAGATGCCCCCAGCCCGCCGGGAGCGGAGCCGGTCCGGCTGGGGTGGCGGCGGGCGCCACGGAAGCGGTGCTCGCCGCGCCGGTCACCGATCCCGCCGCGCCCGTGCCCTCCACACCGACCACGGCGTGGATCAGCGGCGGCGGCGACGCCGGTTCGTCCGCCAGGGTGAAGGCGGCCTGCAGCCGTTCCAGCGCCGCCGGCAGCCGCGCCCGGTCGTTGACGTGCAGCTCCACGAGCGGCTCCCCCGCCTCCACCCGGTCGCCCAGGCGCTTGCACATCACCAGCCCCACCGCCGGGTCGATGGGATCGTCCTTGCGGGCCCGGCCAGCGCCCAGCACCATGGCCGCGGCGCCCACCGCCGCGGCGTCCATGGCCGTCAGGTAGCCCGCCCGCGGCGCCGCGAAGGCCTCCCGGTGACGCGCCCGCGGCAGGCGTTCCGGGTCGTCGACGGCACGGGGGTCGCCGCCCTGGGCGGCGACCAGTCGCCGCAACATGGCCAGCCCGTCCCCGGCCTCGAGGCGCTGGGCCACCAGCCGGCGGCCGGCGTCGGGATCGGGCGCCTTGCCCCCCAGCCACACCATGTACCCGCCCAGGGTGAGGCACAGCTCGGTCAGCGCGGCGGGCCCGCGGCCCTGGAGGGTGGCGATGGCCTCCCGCACCTCGAGGGCGTTGCCCACGGCGCGCCCCAGGGGCTGGTTCATGTCCGTCACCAGCGCCACCACCCGCCGCCCCAGCTGCCGGCCGATGCGGACCATGAGATGGGCCAGCTCCAGCGCCCGGTCCAGGGTCCGCATCAGGGCGCCCGAGCCGACCTTGACGTCGAGGACGATGGCGTCCGCGCCGCCGGCGATCTTCTTCGACATGATGCTGGCGGCGATCAGCGGGATGCTGTCCACGGTGGCCGTGACGTCCCGCAGGGCGTAGAGGCGCTTGTCCGCAGGGACCAGGTCCGCGGTCTGGCCGGCGACGGCGATCCCGATGGATCGCACCTGGCGGATGAACTCGTCGCGGCCCAGCTCGACGCGGAACCCGGGGAAGGACTCCAGCTTGTCCAGGGTTCCCCCGGTGTGCCCGAGGCCGCGACCGGAGAGCTTGGCGACGGGGACGCCGGCGGCCGCCACCAGGGGCGCCACCACCAGGGTGGTCGTGTCGCCCACGCCGCCGGTGCTGTGCTTGTCGACCTTGATGCCCGGGATGTCGCCCAGGTCCACCGTCTCGCCCGAGAAGGCCATGGCCCGGGTGAGGTCCGCCGTCTCGCGGGCGTCCATGCCGCGGAAGAACACGGCCATGGCCCAGGCCGCCACCTGCTCGTCGGGGATGGTGCGCCGGGCGACGCCCTCGACCCACCACTCGATCTCCTCGCGGGTCAGGACGCCGCCGTCCCGCTTCTTCTGGATCAGGTCGTACGCCCGCACGCGGTCCGCCTCCTCGCCGTCCGGGGCCCCGCGGGCCGGCCGCCGGGCACCGGCCGCGCCGGTCCGCCCCATGGCGCCCGCCGGGGGCGCCCCTCCCCGCGGCCGCCGGCCGGCGGCAACCCCACGGCCGACGGCGGCGCCGGCAGCCCCACGGCCCACCGCCGCCGCCTGGCTGCGGCGGGGCTCAGGCCGGTTCGTCCGGCGCCCCGGCCAGGATGGCCAGGCTGGCGCTGGCCCCGATGCGGTTGGCCCCCGCCGCCACCATGCGGCAGGCGGTGGCGTAGTCGCGGATGCCGCCCGCCGCCTTGACGCCCACGTCGGGCCCCACGGCCGCCCGCATGCGGCGCACCGCCTCCTCGCTGGCGCCGCCGGGCCCGAAGCCCGTGGCGGTCTTGACGAACTGGGCCCCGGCCTCCACCGCCAGCCGGCAGGCGAGGTCGATCTCCTCCGGGGTGAGGAGCCCCGTCTCGAGGATCACCTTGACCAGCGCGCCAGCTGCCCGCGCTGCGGCCACCACCCCGTGCAGGTGGTCGACCACCTCGCGGTGGCGGCCCGCCTTGAGCAGGCCGATGGGCTGGACCACGTCGAGCTCGCGCGCCCCCGCGGCCAGGGCCGCCTCGGCCTGGCGCGCCTTGTCCGCCGCGGCGCCGGCGCCCAGGGGGAAGTCGATCACCGTGCAGACCACGGGGTCCGCGTCCGCCAGGAGCTCCGCGGCCAGGGGCACGTAGACCGGGTTGACGCAGACGGCGGCGAAGCCGTGTTCCACCGCCTCGCGACAGAGCCGCTCGATCTGCTCGGGGGTCGCCTCCGGCTTCAGCAGCGTGTGGTCGATGATCGCCGCCAGCTGCCGCCGGCTCGGGGCGGGGCGGGCGGGGACGGGCGCAGGGTCCGGCACGGGCGAAGGGTTCCGGGAAGCACCGGTCATCGGCGGTCCCCCTCCTTGGGTCCTTGGGCGAGCGGGCGCGCCGGCGGCCGGGGCTGCGACGGGCACCGCCGCGGGGTCGCGGCGGCCCGCCGATTCGCCACGGACGCCCAGCGACCCCGGGTCGCGCCAGGCGCCATCGCCGGGCGGATCGCGCCCCGGCTGGCCTCCCCGGTTCGTCCCCCAGCGCGGGACCCAGCGAGGGCGTCCCCACGGGCGTCCCCGCGGCTCGGGCACCCCCGCCCTCCCCTTGGGCCCGGAGCGGAGGTCGCCGCACCGGTCGGGCCGGTGCGGCGGACGCTGGCCCCGCCCTGATGGAGTCTCCGAGAGCACCCGCTGGAGCCCCCAAGAGCGCCGGCGGCTCGACCGCGGCGACGTGGCGCGGCGCCGCTTGCACCAGCCCCGCGCGGCCGGAGTCCCGGCCCCCCGGCCTGCGGCACCCCAGGACCGGCTTGGCGCCCCCTGCCGCGACGGGCCGGCCCGGGCCGCGCCTCACGCCTTGGCCGGCGACGGACGCCCCGAGATCGGATCCGGGTCGACGGAATGACCGGTCGACCCCTGGACCGGCGCCAGCTGGTGATGGCGGCGGCAGCGGGGCTCGTACGTCTCCTTCCCGCCGATCAGGATCACCGGGTCGTCAGGGGCGGCGGGCCGGCCGCCGATCAGCCGCTGGGTGAAGGTGGCCGGTTCGCCGCAGACCACGCAGATGGCCTTGAGCTTGACCACCTCGTCGGCCAGGGCCATCAGCTCGGGCATGGGGCCGAAGGGGCGGCGGGCGAAGTCCATGTCCAGGCCGGAGACGATGACCCGCAACCCCGCCTCCACCAGCTCCAGCACCGTCGGGACGATCCCTGGCGCGAAGAACTGGGCCTCGTCGACGGCGACCACGTCGACCGCCGCGGCCCGGGCCAGTCTCAGCACCTCTTCCGGCCGGTGCGCGGGTACCACGTGCGCCTCCAGGTCGCGACCGTCGTGGGAGGCCACGGCGTCCCGCCGGTAGCGGTGGTCGAGATCCGGCTTGCAGAGCAGCACCCGCCGCCGGGCGATGCGGGCCCGCCGCACCCGGCGCAGGAGCTCCTCCGTCTTGCCGGAGAACATGCCGCCGGTGATCACTTCGAGGTAACCAGCCATGGCGTCCTCCGCTGCCCCGCGCCGCCCGCCGCGCCGGCGCGCGGCGGGCGGCGCGGAGGCTCGGGCCTACTCTTCGCGAGCCGCCGACGCCGTTCCTGCGTCGCGAGCCGCGGGCAGGGTTCCCGCGGCGCCGGTGGCGGGCGGCGCCGCGGCGTCGCGGCCGCCGGCCGCCTCCGCCCCGCCGGTTCCGGGCACCTCGGCCCCGGCAGCCCCGAACGCCACCGCCTCGCCGGTCCCGGACGGCCTTGCGTCGCCACCCCGGGAGGACGTCTCCGCGCCGCCGGCCGCGGACGGCGCCTCCGGGTCGCCGGCACCCGCCCCCCGGCTGGGCCCGCGGTCCCGGCGGCGGTCGCCGGACGGGGGTGCGACGGCCGCCGACGGGCCGTCGGCGGGGCCGGGTTCCTCCGGCGCGGCCGTACGTCCCCCGCGGGCTGGATCGCGCGCCGCGGGGAACCGGCCGGTCGGTCCCCGGCGCGCCTCGATCACGGCGGCCAGCCGTCCCTCGTAGCCCTGGTCGCTGGGCTCGTAGAAGCGGGCCCCCAGGAGCTCGTCGGGGAGGTACTGCTGGCGCACGAAGTGGCCGGGATAGTCGTGGGGATACCGGTAGCCCTGCCCGTGACCCAGGGTCCGCGCCCCCCGGTAGTGGGCATCCCGCAGGTGGCGGGGCACCCCGCGGATCGCCTGCTCCTCCACCGCCTTCCAGGCGGCGTCGATGGCCTTGATCACGGCGTTGCTCTTGGGCGCGGTGGCCAAGTAGAGCACGGCCTCCGCCAGGGGGATGCGGGCCTCGGGCATGCCGACCTGCTCGACGGCGGTGGCAGCCGCCGCCGCCACCTGCAGCGCCCGCGGGTCGGCCAGCCCCACGTCCTCCGCCGCGTGGACCAGCAGCCGGCGGACGATGGTGCGCGGGTCCTCGCCGGCGTAGAGCATCCGCGCCAGCCAGTAGACGGCGGCGTCGGGGTCCGAGCCGCGGATGCTCTTGATCAAGGCGGACATGTGGTCGTAGTGCTCGTCGCCGGTGGGGTCGTAGGCCAGGGCGCGCCGCTGGATGGACTCCTCGGCCACGGACAGGGTGATGCGGCGGACGCCGTCGGCATCGGGCGGGGTGGTCAGCACGGCCAGCTCCAGGGCGTTCAGGGCCGTCCGGGCGTCGCCGCCCGCCACCCGCACCAGGTGCTCCAGGGCGGCGGGTTCCACCTCGACGCGGTACATGCCGAGGCCGCGCTCCCGGTCCTCCAGGGCCCGCCGCAGCAGCCGCCGGACGTGGTCGTCGGAGAGGGGCTCGAGGCGGAAGATCCGCGCCCGCGAGACCAGGGGCGGCACGCAGGCGAAGTACGGGTTCTCCGTGGTGGCGCCGATCAGGGACACCAGACCGCTCTCCAGGTGGGGCAGCAGGGCGTCCTGCTGGGCGCGGTTCCAGCGGTGCACCTCGTCCACGAACAGGACCGTGGACCGACCCTCCACGGCCTGGCGCTCCCGGGCCTCCTCGATCACCCGGCGCAGGTCGGCCACACCCGCCGTCACGGCGTTGAGCGGCTCGAAGTGGGCGCGGGTGGTGCGGGCGATGATCCGCGCCAGGGTGGTCTTGCCCGATCCCGGCGGTCCCCACAGGATGATGGAGCCCAGGCGGTCGGCCTCGATGGCGCGCCGCAGCAGGCGTCCCGGACCCACCAGGTGCTCCTGGCCGACGAACTCGTCCAGGGTGCGCGGACGCATGCGCTCCGCCAGGGGCGCCTGGCGGCGGGCCCGCTCCTCCGCCGCGCGGGTGAACAGGTCGTCGCGTGGGGTCTCCGGGTGCGCCGATCCGCCGGGATGCTTCCTGCGCGCCAAGGTGGTCGGGCTCCCCCTCTTCCGGGCCCGCTCAGCCCTCGGTCAGGATGCGGTGGAAGATCGCCAGCGCCCGGTCCGCATCCGCCGGTCCCACGTCCTTGTGGGTCACCCAGCGCAGGCGCCGGGCGTCGACGGCGTTCACCTTGACCCCGGCCGCGGCCAGGGCTCCCGCCAGCTCGTAGGCCGTCCGTCCGGTGGCCGCGACGTCGGCCATCACGATGTTGGTCTGCACCGCCTCCAGGTCCACGTGCACGCCGGGCAGGTTCGCCAGCCCCTCGGCCAGGCGGCGGGCCAGGGCGTGGTCGTCGGCGAGCCGGTCGATCATCTCGTCCAGCGCCACCAGGCCGGCCGCCGCCAGGATCCCGGCCTGGCGCATGCCGCCGCCCAGGGCCTTGCGATAGCGCCGGGCCTCGGCGATGAAGTCCCGGTCCCCGACCAGCAGCGAACCCACCGGGCAGCCCAGCCCCTTGGAGAGGCTGAACATCACCGAGTCGGCCGGCGCGGCCAGGCGGTCGGCCGGGATGCCCAGGGCCACCGCGGCGTTGAAGATGCGAGCCCCGTCCAGGTGGACCTTGAGGCCGTGCCGGTGGGCCACCTCCGCCAGCGCGGCCGTCTGCTCGGCGGTCATCACCGTGCCGCCCCACCGGTTGTGGGTGTTCTCCAGGCACAGCAGCCGCGGCGGGGGGAAGTGGATGTTGGCCGGCCGGATCGCCGCCTCCACCACCGCGGGGTCCAGCACCCCGCGCCGCGAGGGCAGCGGCCGCACCTGACACGCGGCCCAGAGGGCGACGCCCCCCACCTCGTAGTAGTAGATGTGGGACTCCTCCTCCAGCAGGACCTCGTCGCCCCGCCGCGTGTGGGCGAGCACCGCCGCCTGGTTGGCCATGGTCCCGCTGGGGAAGAACAGGCCCGCCTCCTTGCCCAGCCGCTCGGCGGCCACCTCCTCGAGCCGCCGCACCGTGGGATCCTCGCCGTAGACGTCGTCGCCGACCTCCGCCGCGGCCATGGCGCGGCGCATGGCGGGCGTGGGCTGGGTCACGGTGTCGCTGCGAAAGTCGATGACGTCCGCCACGGAGCGCGTCGCCTCCTCGCCGTCCGCTGCTCCTGCGCCCCCTCGATCGAACCGGGGCGATGGATCGGGACCGCCTCCCGGGCGGTCAACAGTCGTCCCCTCACGTCGGGTGAAAGCCGCAGCGGGGACAGATCCACCCCCACGGCCGCCGCCGGAGGTCCGCACCGCAGGCGGGGCAGGCCGGGACGGGCGCGGCGGCGGGGTGGCGGTCGGCGCCAGCAGCCGCCCCGCCGAGCCCCCCGGGGCGCGGGCGCGGCTGCCGTGGGCTGCCCTCCCGCCCGCACCCCCCTCCGGCGCGGGGTCGCCCGCGGCCGCCTTGCGGCCTCCGCCCGCCGGCGGCGCCCCGACCGCCCCGACCTCCTCCGGTCCCACGGGCGCTCCCTCCTCCGCGGCCCCCACGGATGCAACGCCGCATCCCTAGAGGGGGCGGGGCTGCGGCCCACCGGCCGCAGCCCCGCCCCCTCCCCTCGCCTCAGCCGATGGCCTTCCGGATCTCCTGCTCCAGCTCCTCCTTGGGCCGGAAGCCGACGATGCGGACCACGGGCTCCCCGCCCTTGAAGACGATCAGGGTCGGGATGGACATCACCCCGTAGCGGCCCGCGATGGCGCCGTGATCGTCCACGTTCAGCTTGGTCACCTTCAGCCGGTCGGCGTACTCCTGGGCGATCTCCTCGACGATGGGCGCGATCATCCGGCACGGACCGCACCACGGGGCCCAGAAGTCCACCAGCACCGGCTTGTCCGACTGCAGCACCTCGGCATCGAAGCGGTCGGCGGTGAGCTCCACGACTCCCGCTGCCATGGCCACGCCTCCCTTGTCCTCGGTTCGGCTGGGGCACGCCGGCTTGGCGGCACCCCCGCCACCGGCCGGCCAGGTCCGTCCGGCCGCGCGGGGACGTCGCCCCCGCAGGCGGGCCCTCGGCGGCGCCGCGCCGGGCCAGGGACCCGGCTCGCCGCGCCCCGCGGCCCACCGTCCCGCGGCCCGGGGCCCGGTCCGCCCCATCCGGCGGGGCCCGGCGCGTCCCCAACCGCGGGGTACGCCTCCATCATAAACCACCCCCGGCCGGCCGCCCAACAAGCCGCCGACCCCCGAGCCGGCCGGGGAACCCTCCGGGCAAACAAAAACACGACACCCCGCGTGTGCCGTGGCGGCGAGAGTCTTTGAACCCCTTCCCCCACAGGTGGGTGCCCTCCCACGACCGTCTTGCCCGTCCCCTGACCGTGGGGGCATGGACGCAGGCCGCGGAGAGCCGGGCTCCCTTGCTCTCGGTGTTGGATCAAGACCTTCGGCACGCCACGCGCACCGCAGGGTGCCATGCGGCTCCGCTCGGACCGACTCCATCCTAGCATGGCCCGGCGGCGGCCTTCAACGCCGCCCGACCGGGGGTTTCCACCGGGACGCGCCGGCGTTACCGCGCCTGGACCCGCAGATGCAGCTCTGCCAGCTGCCCGGGGTCGACCTCGGCCGGGGCGCCCGTCAGCGGGTCGACGGCGCGCGCCGTCTTGGGAAAGGCGATCACGTCGCGGATGTTGGACGTGCCGACCGCCAGCATGATCAGGCGGTCGAAGCCGAAGGCGATGCCGCCGTGGGGAGGCGGGCCGTACTCGAAGGCCTCCAGGAGGAAGCCGAACCGCTCGCGGGCCTTCTCCGGCGGCAGGGCGATGGCACGGAACACCCGTTCCTGGACGTCCCGCCGGTGGATGCGGATGCTGCCGCCGCCGACCTCGACGCCGTTGACCACCAGGTCGTAGGCCTTGGCCCGCACCGCCGCCGGGTCCGTCTCCAGACGATCCAGGTCGTCGTCCCGGGGCGCGGTGAAGGGATGGTGGCGCGCCACGTAGCGTCCCTCGTCCTCGTCCCACTCCAGCAGCGGGAAGTCGACCACCCACGCCATCGCCCACGGTCGGCGCCGGGGCCAGCCGAGGCGCTCGGCCAGGTCGAGGCGCAGCCTGCCCAGCGCCACCGACG
The sequence above is drawn from the Thermaerobacter sp. FW80 genome and encodes:
- a CDS encoding AI-2E family transporter, whose translation is MRGDRRMGAVPWRGVARALAAAAAVLVLLHLLRGTWPPFVLALVLTYLLAPAVDFLEAYGLRRTSAILLLYLLITLATAVAVVYLIPGFLDELNRLGRQLPDYARQLRALVEGVRQDAARATLPATVRQALLAQIDRGEAWVTARLEGWTEGLVQGLLGAAPLLLAPVLAFYLLADLPRLRGWAQERLGRGRRRRWLELLRAVDHVIGGFIRGQLLVAGFVGLMVAVAAALFGLRFAAVLGVLAALADLIPYFGPIVGALPVLAMAALESPATVIRVAVALVVIQWVENSLLAPRILGRRVGVHPVVVIAALLVAGHHFGLPGLLFAVPVAGLVHVLLAWAWPEGFGGLERVVGPGPGRRLGPGRAATGGDRTVGTLPRGRRPGGDGPPAARPAAVPAGPGATTGRPGAAPPAARTVTGVGVRGTGGRSPQDDPVGAARRAPTR
- the mnmA gene encoding tRNA 2-thiouridine(34) synthase MnmA; translated protein: MARGGKGRVLAAMSGGVDSSVMAALLRDEGYEVIGVTMQTWPAMAAEDEARYGGCCSLGAIEDARRVAERLGIPYYVMNLRQDFEQKVIDYFVEEYVRGRTPNPCIACNRYIKFDEFLRRAEALGCDYVATGHYAIVEYDEAVGRFVLRKSADRRKDQTYVLYTFTQEQLARTLLPIGRFTKSDVRRLAEAYGLVTARKPESQEICFVQDGDHRRFLEERAGDRIRPGPIYDTRGRRIGTHRGLAYYTVGQRRGLGIRSDRPMYVVRILPEKNALIVGPDTATYARGLRAVDVNWVSWPGLDGEARVTAKVRYKSPEAPAVVRPAAGRADAVEVWFDEPQRAITPGQAVVLYDGDRVAGGGVIAEVLDPVAPEDLVDDPEAGPRLPQGDGGDAAVAVGAGAGG
- a CDS encoding cysteine desulfurase family protein; its protein translation is MAGRVYLDHAATTPLRPEVRQRMVEVLGEAWGNPSSLHAEGRAARAVVDQARIQVAELLGCRPREVVFTSGGTEADNLALKGVALAHRDRGRHIVTTAVEHPAVLEACAALERQGFEVTRVPVDGDGRVDPERVLAALRPDTILVSVMLVNNEVGTIQPVAEIAAAARARGVLVHTDAVQAAGVLPLDVEALGVDLLSLSAHKIGGPKGAGALYVRAGTQLLPLLDGGGQERRLRSGTENTAAIAGFGVAAELAARECRDRAARLARLQRRLEEGIRARIPDARIHGAGAPRAPHITNVGLPGVTADTVLIQLDLEGIAASSGSACSAGTPEPSHVLQAMGLSADEAFRAVRFSLGDGNTEADVDRVLEVLPRVMERARRAQALGLAGA
- a CDS encoding Rrf2 family transcriptional regulator, whose translation is MQLSTRGRYGVRAMYELARRYGQGPVPLREVAEAQQLPENYLEQLMAPLRKGGLVQSVRGAQGGYVLAREPQKITVADVVRLLDGPIGPETDREATGSPSVADPVWEAVREAITRVLEGTTLEDLVRQAEERSRGGYMFYI
- a CDS encoding pyrimidine-nucleoside phosphorylase, with amino-acid sequence MRAYDLIQKKRDGGVLTREEIEWWVEGVARRTIPDEQVAAWAMAVFFRGMDARETADLTRAMAFSGETVDLGDIPGIKVDKHSTGGVGDTTTLVVAPLVAAAGVPVAKLSGRGLGHTGGTLDKLESFPGFRVELGRDEFIRQVRSIGIAVAGQTADLVPADKRLYALRDVTATVDSIPLIAASIMSKKIAGGADAIVLDVKVGSGALMRTLDRALELAHLMVRIGRQLGRRVVALVTDMNQPLGRAVGNALEVREAIATLQGRGPAALTELCLTLGGYMVWLGGKAPDPDAGRRLVAQRLEAGDGLAMLRRLVAAQGGDPRAVDDPERLPRARHREAFAAPRAGYLTAMDAAAVGAAAMVLGAGRARKDDPIDPAVGLVMCKRLGDRVEAGEPLVELHVNDRARLPAALERLQAAFTLADEPASPPPLIHAVVGVEGTGAAGSVTGAASTASVAPAATPAGPAPLPAGWGHLVELARAARETALAPFSRYRVGAALEAADGRVFTGGNVESASFGLTMCAERVALFKALSEGQRRFTRLVVAADGPERPFPCGACRQLLFEYAPALEVWVDGEPAPLPITALLPRGFRLER
- the deoC gene encoding deoxyribose-phosphate aldolase; the protein is MTGASRNPSPVPDPAPVPARPAPSRRQLAAIIDHTLLKPEATPEQIERLCREAVEHGFAAVCVNPVYVPLAAELLADADPVVCTVIDFPLGAGAAADKARQAEAALAAGARELDVVQPIGLLKAGRHREVVDHLHGVVAAARAAGALVKVILETGLLTPEEIDLACRLAVEAGAQFVKTATGFGPGGASEEAVRRMRAAVGPDVGVKAAGGIRDYATACRMVAAGANRIGASASLAILAGAPDEPA
- a CDS encoding thymidine kinase; this translates as MAGYLEVITGGMFSGKTEELLRRVRRARIARRRVLLCKPDLDHRYRRDAVASHDGRDLEAHVVPAHRPEEVLRLARAAAVDVVAVDEAQFFAPGIVPTVLELVEAGLRVIVSGLDMDFARRPFGPMPELMALADEVVKLKAICVVCGEPATFTQRLIGGRPAAPDDPVILIGGKETYEPRCRRHHQLAPVQGSTGHSVDPDPISGRPSPAKA